One window of Pseudomonas urmiensis genomic DNA carries:
- a CDS encoding Mor transcription activator family protein yields MDFPNLTCIDVTQLPHSLQALIDCIGIDNAYQLTCAYGGRPKYIPKHRERTKLADVLPPAALDALIKRFAGVALEIPKADHFLRQLRNQQIQKESANGLSRSLLADKYGLSLRQIGNIRRQEAHAR; encoded by the coding sequence ATGGATTTTCCAAACCTGACTTGCATCGACGTCACCCAACTGCCGCATTCGTTGCAGGCCCTGATCGACTGTATCGGCATCGACAACGCCTACCAATTGACCTGCGCTTATGGTGGACGGCCAAAGTACATTCCCAAGCACCGAGAACGCACCAAGCTGGCTGACGTACTGCCACCCGCAGCGCTGGACGCCTTGATCAAGCGTTTTGCCGGCGTGGCCCTGGAGATTCCCAAGGCCGATCATTTCCTGCGCCAACTGCGCAACCAGCAGATCCAGAAGGAAAGTGCCAACGGCTTGTCGCGCAGCCTGTTGGCCGACAAGTACGGCCTGAGCCTGCGCCAGATCGGCAACATTCGTCGGCAAGAAGCGCACGCGCGCTAA
- a CDS encoding translocation/assembly module TamB domain-containing protein yields MTRALNYVLLTLLGLVLLITLVLGLVLGTQAGSRWVLGLVPGLEVSDFEGRLGANWQASRLNWVEGGSRVEVLAPQLAWSPACLLRATLCIDRLQAERVDMAFAPSEVPADSGPIQLPGLRLPLAIELGEVKLGQLRLDGSDLLGDLQLAAHWTANGLRIDSLQVQREDLHLSLQGDLLPEGDWPLQLNGSVQLPAVEGQAWQLALTAKGELQKTLNLDATSSGYLNAHLTGELQALAEHLPAKLSIRSDAFKPAGSLPDTLQLNQLRLDASGDLRKGYQLTGSANLPAEQGPIALALAGQVDAKGAQLAALDLTASETQRVKLQANADWQQGLVADAQIDWVDFPWLRLYPLQEAPQVTLKRFNAQVNYRDGNYQGAFKGDLDGPAGAFNLASPFEGDLTQVRLPQLALSAGQGKAAGSVAVRFADTLAWDVDLQLSALDPAYWLAELPGTLAGPLRTKGELNNQQLQLQAQLDLKGRLRGQPAVLKAEAQGAGESWTLGTLAVQLGDNRINGSGSLQQRLAGRIDLDLPRLGQLWPRLQGQVKGRLDLAGTLAAPQGTLTLQGQQLAQADNRLQRLDLDARLDSAQRAQISLKAGNIRLGDTSLGNLDVAGKGDIRQQAVTLALNGPQLKLDLAADGQLAKGDWRGRLASGRIQAGGQDWQLQAPARLQRLANGQLDFGAHCWRAGQASLCGEDQRLAPEPRLRYHLKQFPIESLAQWLPKDFAWQGQLNADINLDIPASGPKGSIRVDASGGTLRVRDGERWLDFPYQVLRLDSTLNPRRVDTVLNFRGERLGELALSTRLDPLGKNKPLSGDFRLSGLDLSIARPFVPMVERLAGQLNGSGRLSGSLLAPQVNGNLALTGGEVSGAELPVSLEDLSLQALIAGEQVQLQGGWRSGAAGRGQLSGNLTWGQALNMDLRLQGQQLPVTVEPYAALEVAPDLTIRLAGEKLAITGKVHVPKGKITVRELPPSTVKVSDDTVIIGHQTEQGAPPMAVAMDIDVEVGREKLSFSGFGLTANLLGHVHIGDNMDTRGELSLADGRYRAYGQRLTIRRARLLFAGPIDQPYLDIEAIRQVDDVIAGIRLSGSAEQPTTQVFSEPAMSQEQALSYLILGRPLGNTGEDNNMLAQAALGLGLAGSAGITGSLASGLGIEDFQLDTEGSGNSTSVVASGNLTERLSLRYGVGVFEPANTIALRYKLSKKVYLEAASGLASSLDIFYKRDF; encoded by the coding sequence GTGACGCGTGCTTTGAACTATGTGTTGTTGACCTTGCTCGGCCTGGTGCTGCTGATCACCCTGGTGCTTGGCCTGGTGCTGGGCACCCAGGCTGGCAGCCGTTGGGTGCTGGGGTTGGTGCCCGGGCTTGAGGTCAGCGACTTTGAGGGCCGCCTGGGCGCAAACTGGCAGGCCAGTCGCTTGAACTGGGTCGAGGGTGGTAGCCGGGTTGAAGTCCTGGCGCCACAACTGGCGTGGTCACCGGCGTGCCTGCTGCGCGCGACCTTGTGTATCGACAGGCTGCAGGCAGAGCGCGTCGACATGGCGTTCGCCCCAAGTGAAGTGCCGGCGGACAGCGGCCCGATCCAACTGCCCGGTTTGCGCTTGCCGTTGGCGATCGAGCTGGGCGAGGTCAAGTTGGGCCAATTACGCCTGGATGGCAGCGACCTGCTGGGCGACTTGCAACTGGCCGCGCACTGGACAGCCAACGGCTTGCGCATCGACAGCCTGCAGGTGCAGCGCGAAGACCTGCACCTGAGCCTGCAAGGTGACTTGCTGCCTGAGGGTGACTGGCCATTGCAGCTTAATGGCAGCGTGCAGTTGCCTGCGGTAGAAGGGCAGGCCTGGCAGCTGGCACTGACCGCCAAAGGCGAGTTGCAGAAAACTCTCAACCTCGACGCCACCAGCAGCGGCTATCTGAACGCCCATTTGACGGGTGAGTTACAAGCGCTGGCGGAGCACTTGCCGGCGAAATTGAGCATCCGTTCCGACGCGTTCAAACCTGCCGGTTCATTGCCTGACACCTTGCAGCTGAATCAACTGCGCCTGGATGCCAGCGGCGACTTGCGCAAAGGTTACCAACTGACAGGTTCGGCTAATCTGCCCGCCGAGCAGGGCCCTATAGCCCTGGCCCTGGCTGGGCAGGTGGATGCCAAAGGGGCACAGCTTGCCGCCCTTGACCTCACAGCCAGCGAGACCCAGCGGGTCAAGCTGCAAGCCAATGCCGACTGGCAGCAGGGGCTGGTAGCCGATGCGCAGATCGACTGGGTGGATTTCCCCTGGCTGCGGCTCTACCCACTGCAAGAGGCGCCGCAAGTTACCCTCAAGCGCTTCAATGCCCAAGTGAACTACCGCGATGGCAATTATCAGGGCGCATTCAAGGGCGATCTCGACGGGCCGGCAGGTGCCTTCAACCTGGCCAGTCCGTTCGAGGGTGATCTGACTCAAGTGCGCCTGCCCCAGCTGGCCCTGAGCGCAGGGCAGGGCAAGGCCGCCGGCAGCGTGGCGGTGCGCTTTGCCGATACCTTGGCTTGGGATGTCGACCTGCAGCTGTCGGCGCTCGATCCGGCTTACTGGCTGGCCGAGTTGCCAGGCACGCTGGCGGGGCCATTGCGCACAAAAGGCGAGTTGAACAACCAGCAATTACAGCTGCAAGCGCAACTGGACCTCAAGGGGCGCCTACGCGGTCAGCCGGCTGTGCTCAAGGCCGAGGCCCAAGGCGCCGGTGAAAGCTGGACCCTGGGCACGCTGGCGGTGCAACTAGGTGACAACCGCATCAATGGCAGTGGCAGCTTGCAGCAGCGCCTGGCGGGGCGTATCGACCTGGATCTGCCGCGCCTTGGTCAGCTCTGGCCACGCCTGCAAGGGCAAGTCAAAGGTCGCCTGGACCTGGCCGGCACCCTGGCGGCGCCGCAAGGCACCCTGACCCTGCAAGGTCAGCAGCTGGCTCAAGCCGACAACCGCCTGCAGCGGCTTGACCTGGATGCACGCCTGGACAGCGCCCAGCGCGCCCAGATCAGCTTGAAGGCCGGCAACATCCGCCTCGGTGACACCTCGCTGGGCAACCTGGATGTCGCGGGCAAAGGGGATATCCGCCAGCAGGCTGTGACCCTGGCGCTCAATGGCCCTCAGCTCAAACTCGACCTGGCCGCAGACGGCCAGTTAGCCAAGGGTGACTGGCGCGGCAGGCTGGCCAGTGGGCGCATTCAGGCCGGTGGGCAGGACTGGCAGCTGCAAGCCCCGGCACGCCTGCAGCGTTTGGCCAACGGCCAGCTGGACTTCGGTGCGCACTGCTGGCGTGCCGGTCAGGCCAGCCTGTGCGGCGAGGATCAGCGCCTGGCGCCGGAGCCGCGCTTGCGCTATCACCTCAAGCAATTCCCGATCGAAAGCCTGGCCCAGTGGTTGCCCAAGGATTTCGCCTGGCAGGGCCAGCTGAATGCGGACATCAATCTGGATATCCCTGCCAGCGGCCCCAAGGGCAGCATTCGTGTCGATGCCAGCGGCGGCACCTTGCGGGTACGTGACGGTGAGCGTTGGCTCGATTTCCCTTATCAGGTGCTGCGCCTGGACAGCACCCTTAATCCTCGTCGGGTCGACACCGTGCTGAATTTCCGCGGTGAGCGCCTCGGCGAGCTGGCCCTGTCGACCCGACTTGATCCGCTTGGCAAGAATAAACCGCTGTCAGGTGATTTCCGTCTGTCGGGCCTGGATCTGTCGATCGCCCGGCCATTCGTGCCGATGGTCGAGCGCCTTGCTGGGCAGCTCAATGGCAGTGGTCGCTTGTCCGGCTCGCTGCTGGCGCCCCAGGTCAATGGCAACCTGGCGCTCACCGGGGGCGAGGTGAGCGGTGCCGAGTTGCCGGTCAGCCTCGAGGATTTGTCGCTGCAAGCATTGATCGCCGGCGAGCAAGTGCAATTGCAAGGTGGCTGGCGCAGTGGTGCGGCGGGTCGTGGCCAGCTCAGTGGCAACCTCACCTGGGGCCAGGCGCTGAACATGGACCTACGCCTGCAAGGCCAGCAATTGCCGGTGACGGTCGAGCCTTACGCCGCGCTCGAGGTGGCGCCAGACCTGACCATTCGCTTGGCAGGCGAAAAACTGGCGATCACCGGCAAGGTGCATGTGCCAAAAGGTAAAATCACCGTGCGCGAGCTGCCGCCTTCGACGGTCAAGGTCTCGGACGATACCGTGATCATCGGTCACCAGACCGAACAGGGTGCGCCCCCCATGGCAGTGGCCATGGATATTGACGTCGAGGTGGGCCGGGAAAAACTCTCCTTCAGCGGCTTCGGGCTCACCGCCAACTTGCTTGGCCACGTTCATATTGGCGACAACATGGACACCCGCGGCGAGCTCAGCCTGGCTGATGGTCGCTACCGCGCCTATGGCCAGCGCCTGACCATCCGGCGCGCCCGGCTGTTGTTCGCAGGGCCTATCGACCAGCCTTATCTGGACATCGAAGCGATCCGCCAGGTCGATGACGTTATCGCCGGTATTCGTCTGAGCGGCAGCGCCGAGCAGCCGACCACTCAGGTGTTTTCCGAGCCGGCGATGAGCCAGGAGCAAGCCCTGTCTTACCTGATTCTCGGGCGGCCGCTGGGGAATACCGGTGAAGACAACAACATGCTTGCCCAGGCCGCATTGGGCTTGGGCCTGGCGGGCAGTGCGGGGATTACCGGCAGCTTGGCCTCGGGCCTGGGTATCGAGGATTTCCAGCTCGACACCGAAGGCTCGGGTAACAGCACCAGCGTAGTCGCCAGCGGCAATCTGACCGAGCGTCTGAGCCTACGCTATGGGGTGGGGGTGTTCGAGCCAGCCAACACCATCGCGCTGCGCTACAAGCTGAGCAAGAAGGTTTATCTTGAAGCTGCCAGTGGTTTGGCCAGCTCTTTGGATATCTTCTACAAGCGCGACTTCTGA
- a CDS encoding autotransporter assembly complex protein TamA yields MTYSGRLSWGLLLLAASSTVWAQSELLVRVKPANKALKANIEGYIGSLGERDEEALLRFSRGAEEQARKAAQALGYYQAQIDTEVKPPTDKDKSPQLIIRVEPGEPVRLRNVTVRIEGPATELKAFRIPSSSALRAGEPLNHGHYEDAKRLIQNQASRYGFFRGQFTQQQLAVDPQAGVADIDLVYQSGPRYRLGAVTFSDDSPLDDDLLQRMVSFKPGTPYDSQLIAELNNDLQSSGYFEGVRVDAAPTAAVAEDIPVAVQLEIRKPRTMGLGLGFSTDVGPRGKANWTRHWVNPQGHSYGWETELSAPRQNVGLWYDVPLDPPLTDKLRFAGGYQNEEIAGTDTLSKLLTVGPEWHSKLPSGWQRVISLKYQREEYKLGDDSGLSNLLMPGVSFSYLRSDNRIDPHNGYRLQFDLQAAKEGLLSDTNLLHGNVLLKGLTTLGENHRFLARVQFGGSATNGYQNNIPPSLRFFAGGDQSVRGYDYQSLSPKNSDGDRIGGRYMVAGSAEYQYSLTEKWRVATFIDQGNSFNSLELPSLKTGVGFGVRWVSPVGPLRLDLAKALDDDGGIRLHFSMGPEL; encoded by the coding sequence ATGACGTATTCAGGACGATTAAGCTGGGGCCTGCTCTTGTTGGCCGCCAGCAGCACAGTATGGGCGCAGAGCGAATTGTTGGTGCGGGTGAAGCCGGCCAACAAGGCGCTCAAGGCCAATATCGAAGGTTATATCGGTAGCCTTGGCGAGCGCGATGAAGAGGCCCTGCTGCGCTTTAGTCGTGGTGCCGAGGAGCAGGCGCGCAAGGCCGCTCAGGCCTTGGGCTACTACCAGGCGCAGATCGATACCGAGGTCAAGCCGCCAACCGATAAAGACAAATCCCCGCAATTGATCATTCGTGTTGAGCCCGGCGAGCCGGTGCGCTTGCGCAACGTGACTGTGCGCATCGAGGGCCCGGCCACTGAACTCAAAGCCTTCCGAATCCCCAGCAGCAGCGCCTTGCGGGCTGGCGAGCCGCTCAACCATGGGCACTATGAAGATGCCAAGCGGCTGATCCAGAACCAGGCCTCGCGCTACGGGTTTTTCAGGGGGCAATTTACCCAGCAGCAGCTGGCGGTGGACCCCCAGGCGGGGGTGGCGGATATCGACCTGGTCTACCAAAGCGGGCCCCGCTATCGCCTGGGCGCTGTCACCTTCAGTGACGACTCACCGCTGGACGATGACCTGTTGCAGCGCATGGTGTCGTTCAAGCCCGGTACGCCTTATGACTCGCAGCTGATCGCCGAACTCAACAATGACCTGCAATCGAGCGGCTATTTCGAAGGCGTGCGGGTCGACGCTGCGCCCACCGCTGCGGTGGCTGAAGACATTCCGGTGGCGGTCCAGCTGGAAATCCGCAAGCCTCGGACCATGGGCCTGGGCCTGGGCTTTTCGACCGATGTCGGCCCACGCGGCAAGGCTAACTGGACCCGCCACTGGGTCAACCCGCAAGGCCACAGCTATGGCTGGGAAACCGAGCTGTCGGCGCCACGCCAGAACGTCGGCCTGTGGTACGACGTGCCGCTCGATCCGCCCCTGACCGACAAACTGCGCTTCGCCGGCGGCTATCAGAATGAAGAGATCGCTGGCACCGACACGCTCAGCAAACTTTTGACGGTAGGTCCTGAGTGGCATAGCAAACTACCGAGCGGCTGGCAGCGGGTGATCTCGCTCAAGTACCAGCGTGAAGAGTACAAGTTGGGCGATGACTCAGGACTGAGCAATCTGCTGATGCCTGGCGTGAGCTTTTCCTACTTGCGCAGTGACAACCGCATTGATCCGCACAATGGCTATCGCTTGCAGTTCGATCTGCAAGCTGCCAAGGAAGGGTTGCTCTCTGACACCAACCTGCTGCACGGCAACGTGCTACTCAAGGGGCTGACCACGCTGGGCGAGAATCACCGCTTCCTCGCCCGGGTGCAGTTCGGTGGCAGTGCCACCAACGGTTATCAAAACAACATCCCCCCGTCGCTGCGCTTCTTCGCCGGTGGCGACCAGAGCGTGCGCGGCTACGACTATCAGAGCCTGTCGCCAAAAAACAGCGATGGCGACCGCATTGGCGGTCGCTATATGGTCGCTGGCAGTGCCGAGTACCAGTACTCGCTGACCGAAAAGTGGCGAGTGGCGACCTTTATCGACCAGGGCAACTCGTTCAATTCGCTGGAGCTGCCGAGTCTCAAGACCGGTGTCGGCTTTGGCGTACGCTGGGTTTCGCCGGTTGGGCCGTTGCGCCTGGACCTGGCCAAGGCGTTGGACGACGACGGTGGTATTCGCCTGCACTTTTCCATGGGGCCTGAGCTGTGA
- a CDS encoding GNAT family N-acetyltransferase has product MPDQTPVAARICQLDEGYSREVRSLLYHAYRHEPTFAYLFEAQRPGYERRLRVMVREWVRQHFYLKLPAIGLLVEDRLAGVALIVPPLRRLGVADSWLWRLRMILGTGVRCTRRYLDYQAALAACLPSDQVHVLPLLGVHPQFQGQHHGEQLLQAVHDWCADDPHTQGVVLDTGNAHYLAFYQRQGYQEIGEIAVGPIRERVFFHPNPLSSKSVIA; this is encoded by the coding sequence ATGCCCGATCAAACCCCTGTTGCGGCCCGCATCTGTCAGCTCGACGAGGGCTACAGCCGCGAAGTGCGCTCGCTGCTGTATCACGCCTATCGACACGAGCCGACCTTTGCCTACCTGTTCGAGGCCCAGCGCCCGGGCTACGAGCGGCGCTTGCGGGTCATGGTGCGTGAGTGGGTACGCCAGCACTTTTATTTGAAGCTGCCAGCCATTGGCCTGCTGGTCGAGGATCGCTTGGCGGGTGTCGCGCTGATCGTCCCGCCATTGCGGCGCTTGGGCGTGGCTGACAGTTGGCTGTGGCGTCTGCGCATGATCCTTGGCACCGGGGTGCGCTGCACGCGGCGTTATCTGGATTACCAGGCGGCGTTGGCGGCGTGCCTGCCTTCTGACCAAGTGCACGTGCTGCCCTTGCTGGGGGTGCATCCACAGTTCCAGGGCCAGCACCATGGTGAGCAATTGTTACAGGCCGTGCATGATTGGTGCGCCGACGATCCGCATACCCAGGGCGTAGTGCTCGATACCGGCAACGCCCACTACCTGGCGTTCTATCAACGGCAGGGCTATCAGGAGATTGGTGAAATTGCTGTAGGACCAATCCGAGAAAGAGTGTTCTTTCACCCGAATCCTTTGTCATCAAAGTCAGTAATTGCCTGA
- the xthA gene encoding exodeoxyribonuclease III, with protein sequence MKIVSFNINGLRARPHQLAALIEKHQPDVIGLQETKVSDEQFPLAEVQALGYHVHFHGQKGHYGVALLSRQAPLSLVKGFASDEEDAQRRFIWGTFADADGTPITIMNGYFPQGESRDHPTKFPAKQRFYSDLQTLLESQFDNQQPLVVMGDVNISPQDCDIGIGADNAKRWLKTGKCSFLPEEREWMERLKGWGLIDSFRHLHPDVDDRFSWFDYRSRGFEDEPKRGLRIDLIMASQGLLPRLKAAGVDYDLRAMEKPSDHAPIWLELG encoded by the coding sequence ATGAAGATCGTCTCGTTCAACATCAACGGCCTGCGCGCCCGCCCGCACCAGCTGGCGGCACTGATCGAGAAGCATCAACCCGATGTGATCGGCCTGCAGGAAACCAAGGTCAGTGACGAGCAGTTTCCCCTGGCTGAGGTCCAGGCCCTGGGCTATCACGTGCATTTTCATGGCCAGAAAGGCCACTACGGCGTCGCCTTGCTCTCGCGCCAAGCGCCGCTGTCGCTGGTCAAAGGTTTTGCCAGCGATGAAGAAGATGCCCAGCGCCGCTTCATCTGGGGCACCTTCGCTGATGCCGATGGCACGCCCATCACCATCATGAACGGCTACTTCCCACAAGGTGAAAGCCGTGACCACCCCACCAAGTTCCCCGCCAAGCAACGCTTCTATAGCGATCTGCAGACGCTGCTGGAAAGCCAGTTCGACAACCAGCAGCCACTGGTGGTGATGGGTGATGTGAACATCTCGCCGCAGGACTGCGACATCGGTATCGGTGCCGACAACGCCAAACGCTGGCTGAAGACCGGCAAGTGCAGCTTCCTCCCTGAAGAGCGTGAATGGATGGAACGCCTCAAGGGCTGGGGCCTGATCGACAGTTTCCGCCACCTGCATCCGGACGTCGACGACCGCTTCAGCTGGTTCGACTACCGCAGCCGCGGTTTTGAAGACGAACCCAAACGCGGCCTGCGCATCGACCTGATCATGGCCTCCCAGGGTTTGCTGCCGCGACTTAAAGCCGCAGGCGTGGATTACGACCTGCGTGCGATGGAAAAGCCGTCGGACCATGCGCCGATCTGGCTGGAACTGGGCTGA